The Candidatus Hinthialibacter antarcticus genome contains a region encoding:
- a CDS encoding PD-(D/E)XK nuclease family protein, protein MNLIVQTIVQMCADHPLQEKWLLAPTLRVGWQWIDAATKQGRPLVNLHCKTIQGAVLDAITPYLVKQELRFASRMRGVMLIESIWRQLDPENNYFGALEPNLALFERIHDSLQDLRASGGEDVSDELFESPLKAQTLHTLMKQFAAALHEANLIDYAEALRIACEHVEINNELVLFIPEDVELNSKERQFIHALSARHADVVDEGKPPKPKRDIDLLRWIEQPGDAAASFQDGSVSLYHAIGEANEVREIFRRCLQNKIPLDQIEIVFTDSETYIPLLYELSFEPHWTDEAHGMNLPITFVDGVPATYSKPGKALLAWIHWISQDYLQSALVSLYQDHLLQHDASTFSHDEMAQAVRRLPIGFGRERTLACIRDKIQSLHLQLDNIETTDDENTPATSPVRYRLYLEREISKYGLLLDEIDALLATTPHASGLLSDIVQKSLQFCERFTSDGSDFHRQGRERLVNQLKQLFEIIRADPNIKSVDGWELVASVPRSLSVLKSGPKPGHIHASHYLSGGHTDRPYLFIVGLDDGRFPGAGSQDPVVLDKERAAISPGLVTSRGRIQRKIQILHRLLKRLPGKATLSFSSFNVVDGREQFASPLVLSVHQIISGDHQADYSSLKKWLGAPASFAPGVEGQCVNERDMDLLNAAGGRCNSVEWIFERYSHVQKGMRARQHRQSNEFTVYDGWVADAGVLLNFTSGRIASASALETLGRCPLAFFFQYGLQIEEPESVTVEEEQWLDALAFGSLVHGLFERFIAERIKNNEPVSYAAHRQELIDMADRELESYRASYPPKAEHSFSRQRDQLMTCIEYFLYSEEELQLALTPQYVEAKIGYENDEAVVVSLPNGAQIKARGIIDRIDAVGDPTDARFAIWDYKTGGSYKYGKRQQKKKWDALQQGRVIQHALYTAMARQWLKRRVSADAEIEQFGYFFPSEKGKGERLTWSANELTQAGNVLLSLNQIASMGAFLATDDPEDCTFCEFNSICGDVESLAQCSAAKLQNPQTDRLAPMKELRNDEC, encoded by the coding sequence ATGAATCTGATCGTCCAAACCATCGTGCAAATGTGCGCCGATCATCCGCTCCAGGAGAAGTGGTTGTTGGCGCCAACCTTGCGCGTCGGGTGGCAGTGGATCGACGCGGCCACGAAGCAGGGGCGCCCGCTGGTCAACCTGCATTGCAAAACCATCCAGGGCGCCGTCTTAGATGCGATCACGCCGTATCTTGTAAAACAGGAACTGCGGTTTGCTTCGCGAATGCGCGGGGTAATGCTGATTGAATCAATCTGGCGCCAACTTGATCCTGAAAATAATTATTTTGGCGCATTAGAACCCAACCTGGCGTTGTTCGAGCGCATCCATGATTCGCTGCAAGATTTGCGGGCCTCGGGCGGGGAAGATGTTAGCGACGAGTTATTTGAGTCGCCTTTGAAAGCCCAGACGCTTCATACGCTGATGAAACAATTTGCTGCGGCGTTGCATGAGGCGAATTTAATTGATTACGCAGAAGCGTTGCGAATCGCTTGCGAGCATGTCGAAATAAACAATGAACTGGTTTTATTTATCCCTGAGGATGTCGAACTTAATTCCAAAGAGCGCCAATTTATACATGCATTATCGGCCCGTCATGCGGATGTTGTTGATGAGGGAAAGCCGCCGAAGCCAAAACGCGATATTGATTTGTTGCGTTGGATTGAGCAACCGGGGGATGCCGCAGCCTCATTTCAAGATGGAAGCGTGAGCCTTTATCACGCGATTGGCGAAGCGAATGAAGTGCGCGAAATTTTTCGGCGATGCTTGCAAAATAAAATCCCACTCGATCAAATTGAAATCGTTTTTACCGATTCGGAAACATACATTCCATTGCTGTATGAATTATCGTTTGAGCCGCATTGGACGGACGAAGCGCACGGCATGAATTTACCAATCACCTTTGTGGACGGCGTCCCGGCGACGTATTCAAAACCCGGCAAAGCCCTGTTGGCTTGGATTCATTGGATATCGCAAGATTATCTTCAATCGGCGCTGGTTTCACTCTATCAAGACCATTTGCTTCAACACGATGCGTCTACCTTTTCCCATGACGAAATGGCGCAGGCGGTTCGGCGGTTGCCAATTGGGTTTGGCCGCGAGAGGACCTTGGCTTGCATCCGCGACAAAATTCAGTCGCTGCATTTGCAATTGGATAACATAGAAACAACTGACGATGAAAATACTCCGGCAACATCCCCCGTTCGTTATCGGCTTTATCTCGAACGTGAAATTTCTAAATATGGTTTGCTTCTGGATGAAATTGACGCGCTGCTTGCAACCACACCCCATGCAAGCGGTCTGTTGAGCGACATCGTCCAAAAATCGCTGCAATTTTGTGAACGTTTCACCTCGGATGGTTCCGACTTTCATCGACAGGGGCGCGAGCGCCTCGTGAATCAACTCAAACAATTGTTCGAGATCATTCGTGCAGACCCCAACATTAAAAGCGTCGATGGATGGGAACTGGTTGCGTCTGTTCCCAGGTCGTTGTCGGTTTTAAAAAGCGGGCCGAAACCGGGGCATATACACGCGTCTCATTATTTGAGCGGCGGTCACACCGACCGTCCCTATCTATTTATTGTTGGGCTTGATGATGGGCGCTTTCCCGGGGCGGGGTCGCAAGACCCGGTCGTATTAGATAAAGAGCGCGCGGCGATTTCGCCGGGGCTTGTTACTTCGCGGGGCCGGATTCAACGAAAAATCCAAATTCTCCATCGCTTATTAAAGCGTTTGCCGGGAAAAGCGACGTTGAGTTTCTCTAGTTTCAATGTTGTGGATGGTCGCGAGCAATTTGCCAGCCCGCTTGTGTTGTCGGTTCATCAAATTATCAGTGGAGACCATCAGGCCGATTATTCGTCGCTGAAAAAATGGTTGGGCGCGCCTGCGTCGTTTGCTCCAGGTGTGGAGGGGCAATGCGTTAATGAGCGGGATATGGATTTGTTGAATGCCGCAGGCGGTCGATGCAATTCAGTGGAATGGATTTTCGAGCGTTATTCTCATGTTCAAAAAGGGATGCGGGCCCGGCAGCATCGACAAAGCAACGAGTTTACCGTTTATGACGGTTGGGTTGCAGACGCTGGCGTGTTGTTAAATTTTACGAGTGGACGCATTGCATCCGCCAGCGCATTGGAAACCTTGGGGCGATGTCCATTGGCGTTCTTTTTTCAATATGGATTGCAGATCGAGGAGCCAGAGTCGGTCACGGTTGAAGAAGAGCAATGGCTCGATGCGCTTGCATTCGGGAGTTTGGTTCATGGATTATTCGAGAGGTTCATTGCGGAGCGAATCAAGAACAATGAACCTGTTTCGTACGCCGCGCATCGCCAGGAATTAATTGACATGGCTGATCGCGAGTTGGAGTCGTATCGAGCGTCGTATCCTCCCAAAGCAGAGCACTCATTCTCACGGCAACGCGACCAACTCATGACTTGCATCGAGTATTTTCTTTATTCAGAAGAAGAACTTCAGCTGGCACTAACGCCCCAATATGTTGAAGCAAAAATTGGATACGAAAATGATGAGGCGGTGGTGGTTTCGCTGCCAAACGGCGCGCAGATCAAAGCGCGTGGAATCATCGACCGTATTGACGCCGTCGGCGACCCAACCGACGCCCGGTTTGCGATATGGGACTACAAGACCGGAGGGTCATATAAATATGGAAAACGGCAACAGAAGAAAAAATGGGATGCGCTTCAACAAGGGCGCGTGATTCAACATGCGCTTTATACGGCGATGGCGCGCCAATGGTTAAAACGGCGCGTCTCCGCTGACGCCGAAATCGAACAATTCGGTTATTTTTTCCCTAGCGAAAAAGGGAAGGGCGAGCGGCTCACCTGGTCGGCGAATGAATTGACGCAAGCGGGCAATGTTCTTTTGTCTCTAAACCAAATCGCTTCAATGGGCGCATTTTTGGCGACGGATGACCCCGAAGACTGCACGTTTTGTGAATTCAACTCGATCTGCGGTGATGTTGAATCACTGGCGCAATGCAGCGCGGCGAAATTACAAAACCCTCAAACCGACCGATTGGCGCCAATGAAGGAGTTGCGAAACGATGAATGCTAA